From Carya illinoinensis cultivar Pawnee chromosome 5, C.illinoinensisPawnee_v1, whole genome shotgun sequence, one genomic window encodes:
- the LOC122309877 gene encoding ankyrin repeat-containing protein At2g01680-like: protein MDSKSLRFITHQSFFSSVRSGDLDSIKQLFDKLTGGESSDGFAVSGLLALQNDAGETALYVAADNNMPELFTYLLRFSDLQTLKIRSKSDMDAFHVAAKRGHLGIVRELLAIWPELCKSCDSSNTSPLYSAAVKDHLDVVSAILDVDATSVRMVRKNGKTALHTAARYGLLRIVKALIERDSGIITIKDKKGQTALHMAVKGQCPSVVEELLLANFSILNEHDKKGNVAVHIATRKGRSQIVSLLLSYKSVDVNAINNQHETAMDLADKLPYGELAFEIKDSLVEAGAKHARHVGQEDEAMELKRTVSDIKHEVHSQLKENEQTRRRVSGIAKELKKLHREAVQNTTNSITVVAVLFASIAFLAIFNLPGQYVTDQPNTGKAKIADSVGFKVFYLLNATSLFISLAVVVVQITLVAWDTRAQKQVVSVVNKLMWAACACTCGAFLSIAFVVVGKGSSWMAITITLTGAPILVGTLASLCYFVFRQHFGIFRGDSQRRIRRASGSKSFSWSVYSANISDLDDYNSDLEKIYAL, encoded by the exons ATGGACTCCAAGTCTCTGCGCTTCATCACCCACCAGTCGTTCTTTTCTTCTGTCCGATCCGGCGACCTCGACTCTATCAAACAGCTCTTTGATAAGCTTACGGGAGGCGAGTCGTCCGATGGGTTCGCCGTCTCCGGTCTACTGGCTTTGCAAAACGACGCGGGCGAGACCGCCCTGTACGTGGCCGCAGACAATAATATGCCGGAGCTGTTCACCTACTTGCTCAGGTTCTCTGATCTTCAGACTCTAAAGATCAGGTCCAAGTCTGATATGGACGCCTTCCACGTTGCCGCTAAGCGCGGCCACTTGG GTATTGTGAGGGAACTTTTGGCTATTTGGCCTGAGCTTTGCAAGTCATGTGACTCCTCAAACACTAGCCCCCTTTATTCAGCTGCTGTTAAGGATCATTTGGATGTGGTGAGTGCCATCTTGGATGTTGATGCCACCTCGGTTAGGATGGTAAGGAAAAATGGAAAGACTGCATTGCATACGGCTGCCAGGTATGGCCTCCTTCGTATTGTAAAAGCACTTATTGAGCGTGATTCAGGAATTATCACAATCAAAGATAAGAAGGGCCAAACAGCACTTCATATGGCTGTAAAAGGTCAGTGCCCTTCAGTCGTAGAGGAGTTATTGCTTGCCAATTTTTCTATACTGAATGAACATGACAAGAAGGGTAATGTAGCTGTGCATATAGCAACAAGAAAAGGTCGTTCACAG ATAGTGAGCCTTTTGCTTAGCTACAAGTCTGTTGATGTCAACGCAATTAACAATCAGCATGAGACCGCAATGGATTTGGCAGATAAGCTGCCATATGGAGAATTGGCATTTGAAATTAAGGATTCTCTGGTGGAAGCTGGTGCCAAGCATGCCAGACATGTAGGCCAAGAGGATGAAGCAATGGAACTCAAAAGGACTGTCAGTGATATAAAGCACGAGGTGCACTCACAACTCAAAGAAAATGAGCAAACCCGGCGTCGAGTTTCTGGTATTGCTaaagaattaaagaaacttCACAGAGAAGCTGTTCAAAACACCACAAATTCGATAACAGTTGTCGCTGTTCTTTTTGCCTCAATAGCTTTCTTGGCTATATTTAACTTGCCTGGCCAGTATGTTACTGACCAACCAAATACAGGGAAGGCTAAAATAGCTGACAGTGTTGGTTTCAAAGTGTTCTACCTTTTAAATGCTACATCTCTCTTCATTTCTCTCGCAGTTGTTGTGGTTCAGATTACTTTGGTGGCGTGGGACACTAGGGCTCAGAAGCAGGTTGTATCAGTTGTTAACAAGCTAATGTGGGCTGCCTGTGCATGCACTTGTGGGGCTTTTCTGTCGATAGCTTTTGTAGTTGTTGGAAAGGGAAGCTCCTGGATGGCTATTACTATAACCCTTACGGGAGCACCGATTCTTGTGGGGACTCTTGCTAGTTTGTGCTACTTTGTTTTCCGACAACATTTTGGGATTTTCCGCGGCGACTCCCAGAGACGCATCAGAAGGGCAAGCGGGAGCAAGTCTTTCTCATGGTCGGTTTACTCTGCAAATATATCAGATCTTGATGACTATAACTCAGACCTCGAGAAAATATATGCTCTGTAG